One window of Bacteroidota bacterium genomic DNA carries:
- a CDS encoding cytochrome-c peroxidase, with protein MMRYFILLVLLSGTLFQSCKRDNPILIESHVTTPYELPQPRFFPTDLNIPADNPMTVEGVKLGRYLYYDGRLNGRFHCDSMQSCYSCHTQETGFVTNNSTGRGEGVMGIYSPHTVMPHVNLVYRQQPTYGWAGGSASIEDVVKVVFGLDFEFATTHKIAVEAIQSIPIYPPMFKDAFGTEEVNIDRIAKAIASFMRSMVSYNSRYDQYVRHEINLTVREQRGLQLFMSEKADCFHCHGEIALLSNNQFMNNAIDSVFKGLDDRYSVTGNPQDMGKYFTPTLRNVELRNAFMHDGRFSSLHEVLEHYSHGLVNSPQIDPLMKYVAFGGTQLTEQEKADLIVFLKTFTDNDFINNPAFSRPADLNTGCPE; from the coding sequence ATGATGCGTTATTTTATCTTATTAGTTTTGTTGTCTGGAACACTTTTTCAATCCTGTAAGCGTGATAATCCGATTCTAATTGAAAGTCATGTTACTACTCCATATGAGTTGCCTCAGCCTCGTTTTTTTCCTACCGATTTAAATATTCCTGCTGATAATCCAATGACAGTTGAAGGTGTAAAACTTGGGCGTTATTTATATTATGATGGTAGGCTAAATGGTCGTTTTCATTGTGATTCCATGCAATCATGCTATAGTTGTCACACACAGGAAACAGGTTTTGTTACTAATAATTCAACAGGACGAGGAGAAGGTGTAATGGGTATTTATTCTCCACACACCGTAATGCCGCATGTCAATTTAGTATATAGGCAACAACCTACTTATGGTTGGGCTGGAGGAAGTGCATCAATAGAAGATGTTGTGAAAGTTGTATTTGGTCTTGATTTTGAATTTGCAACTACCCATAAAATTGCAGTCGAGGCAATTCAAAGTATTCCAATTTATCCCCCTATGTTTAAAGATGCTTTTGGAACTGAAGAAGTTAATATTGACCGAATTGCAAAAGCAATTGCTTCATTTATGAGAAGTATGGTTTCCTATAATTCCAGATATGATCAGTATGTTCGACATGAAATCAACTTGACTGTTCGGGAACAGAGAGGGCTTCAACTTTTTATGTCTGAAAAAGCTGATTGCTTTCATTGCCATGGAGAAATTGCTTTATTGAGTAATAATCAGTTTATGAACAATGCAATTGATAGTGTATTTAAAGGTTTGGATGACCGATATTCCGTAACAGGAAATCCTCAGGATATGGGAAAATATTTCACACCTACTCTTCGCAATGTTGAGTTACGGAATGCATTCATGCATGATGGTCGGTTTTCATCATTGCATGAAGTTCTTGAACATTATAGTCATGGCTTGGTGAATTCACCTCAAATAGATCCGTTAATGAAATATGTGGCATTTGGTGGTACACAACTAACCGAGCAAGAAAAAGCCGATTTAATCGTATTTTTAAAAACATTCACTGATAATGATTTTATCAATAATCCTGCTTTTTCACGACCAGCTGACTTAAATACTGGTTGTCCGGAGTAA